One genomic window of Natranaeroarchaeum aerophilus includes the following:
- a CDS encoding AbrB/MazE/SpoVT family DNA-binding domain-containing protein, whose protein sequence is MAVQSNETTVNESYAVTIPAAVREDLDLEPGDRLQWEIDDGALVATIIRERHGGAADLDPVDMGKTDAVAVTEEYEWS, encoded by the coding sequence ATGGCAGTCCAGAGCAACGAGACGACAGTCAACGAGAGCTATGCTGTAACGATTCCTGCTGCTGTTCGGGAGGACCTAGATCTGGAGCCCGGAGACCGTCTCCAGTGGGAGATTGACGACGGCGCGCTCGTCGCGACGATCATTCGCGAGCGCCACGGTGGCGCGGCCGATCTCGATCCTGTCGATATGGGGAAGACCGACGCGGTTGCGGTGACCGAAGAGTACGAGTGGTCCTGA